A genome region from Ralstonia solanacearum K60 includes the following:
- a CDS encoding phage portal protein: protein MASTGPRTQSGWFARIRSLFGQTPVHEAAGRGRRALAWMPSNPGAVAALLASGEDLRIKSRDLVRRNAWAQAGIEAFVANAVGTGIKPQSLSTDDAFKADVQALWRDWTEEADAAGQTDFYGLQALACRAMLEGGECLIRLRPRRPEDGLSVPLQLQLLEAEHLPMTLNVDLPSGNVVRSGIEFDNLGRRVAYHLYRSHPDDGRLAPMSGQGGLDTVRVDASEVIHLFRVLRPGQIRGEPWLSRALVKLNELDQYDDAELVRKKTAAMFAGFVTRQSPEDNLMGEGLPDEAGISLLGLEPGTLQILEPGEDIKFSDPADVGGSYGEFLRTQFRAVAAALGITYEQLTGDLTGVNYSSIRAGLLEFRRRCEMVQHSVLVHQMCRPVWAAWMKQAVLSGALVAPGFARGGAARRRQYLQAKWIPQGWQWVDPEKEFKAMLLAIRAGLMSRSEAISTFGYDAEDIDREIAADNARADALGLVFDSDPRHTAKDGAAATPRANTNADAGEPVAA from the coding sequence ATGGCCAGCACCGGACCCCGAACCCAGTCCGGCTGGTTTGCCCGGATCCGCAGCCTGTTCGGCCAAACACCGGTCCACGAGGCTGCCGGCCGGGGCCGGCGCGCCCTCGCCTGGATGCCCAGCAACCCGGGCGCGGTGGCGGCGCTGCTCGCCAGCGGCGAGGATCTGCGCATCAAGAGCCGCGACCTCGTGCGGCGCAATGCCTGGGCGCAGGCCGGCATCGAGGCCTTTGTCGCCAATGCGGTCGGCACCGGCATCAAGCCGCAGAGCCTATCCACGGACGACGCTTTCAAGGCGGATGTGCAGGCGCTGTGGCGCGACTGGACCGAGGAGGCGGATGCCGCCGGCCAGACCGACTTCTACGGCCTGCAGGCGCTCGCTTGCCGCGCCATGCTGGAAGGCGGGGAATGCCTGATCCGGCTGCGCCCGCGCCGTCCCGAGGATGGCTTGTCCGTGCCGCTGCAGCTTCAACTGCTGGAGGCCGAGCACCTGCCGATGACCCTGAACGTCGACCTGCCGTCTGGCAACGTGGTCCGCTCGGGCATCGAGTTCGACAACCTGGGCCGGCGTGTGGCCTACCACCTGTACCGCTCGCATCCGGACGACGGCAGGCTTGCGCCGATGTCGGGGCAGGGCGGGCTCGATACCGTGCGGGTCGATGCGAGCGAGGTGATCCACCTGTTCCGCGTGCTGCGGCCTGGCCAGATCCGGGGCGAGCCGTGGCTGTCGCGCGCGCTGGTCAAGTTGAACGAACTCGACCAGTACGACGACGCGGAACTGGTGCGCAAGAAAACCGCCGCCATGTTCGCGGGATTCGTGACGCGCCAGAGCCCCGAGGACAACCTGATGGGCGAGGGCTTGCCGGACGAGGCTGGTATCTCGCTGCTCGGGCTGGAGCCGGGGACGCTGCAGATTCTGGAGCCGGGCGAGGACATCAAGTTTTCCGATCCGGCCGATGTCGGCGGCTCCTACGGCGAGTTCCTGCGCACGCAGTTCCGCGCCGTGGCGGCGGCACTCGGCATCACCTATGAGCAACTGACCGGGGACCTCACGGGCGTGAACTACTCGTCCATCCGGGCGGGTCTGCTGGAGTTCCGCCGCCGCTGCGAGATGGTGCAGCACAGCGTGCTGGTGCATCAGATGTGTCGCCCGGTGTGGGCCGCCTGGATGAAGCAGGCGGTGCTTTCCGGCGCGCTGGTGGCCCCCGGCTTCGCGCGCGGCGGGGCGGCCCGCCGCCGCCAGTACCTGCAGGCGAAGTGGATCCCGCAGGGCTGGCAGTGGGTCGACCCGGAGAAAGAATTCAAAGCGATGTTGTTAGCCATCCGTGCCGGCCTGATGAGCCGTTCGGAAGCCATCTCGACGTTCGGCTACGACGCCGAGGACATCGACCGCGAGATCGCCGCCGATAACGCCCGCGCCGACGCGCTCGGCCTGGTCTTCGATTCCGACCCGCGCCATACCGCCAAGGACGGCGCAGCCGCTACACCCCGCGCCAACACGAACGCGGACGCCGGCGAACCCGTCGCCGCCTGA
- a CDS encoding head decoration protein — MAVLQEPLNLGDLLKYEAPNLYSRERVTVAAGQTLSLGTVVGMVTATGKVKQLDPSATDGSQYAAGVLMQACDAHLADRDDGLLIARHAIVASHALQWPAGIAAVEQLAAIAQLKALGVLVRVGA, encoded by the coding sequence ATGGCTGTTCTTCAAGAACCACTGAACCTGGGTGACCTCCTGAAATACGAGGCGCCCAACCTGTATTCGCGCGAACGCGTGACCGTGGCCGCCGGCCAGACCCTGTCGCTGGGCACCGTGGTCGGCATGGTGACCGCCACGGGCAAGGTCAAGCAGCTTGACCCGTCCGCCACCGATGGCAGCCAGTACGCCGCCGGCGTGCTGATGCAGGCGTGCGACGCCCACCTGGCCGACCGCGACGACGGCCTCCTCATCGCGCGCCACGCCATCGTCGCCAGCCACGCGCTGCAGTGGCCTGCCGGCATCGCTGCCGTCGAGCAGCTCGCCGCGATCGCTCAACTCAAGGCACTGGGTGTCCTGGTGCGCGTCGGAGCCTGA
- a CDS encoding S49 family peptidase: MTLLPHLATRLFGVPLAIDRPKLDVILSVLGPRVGLAGLAPPGDYTPPPRGPARGHAQIAVIPIHGTLVRRTVGLEAESGLASYTAIGDQLDAALADPGVAAILLDVDSPGGESGGVFDLADRIRAAAAVKPVWAVANDMAFSAAYALASAASRVFVSRTGGVGSIGVIAMHVDQSVKDQQDGIRYTAVFAGARKNDLNPHEPITDAAQAQLQAEVDRLYGLFVATVANNRGIAAEAVTATEAGLFFGQDALAAGLADAVGTFDDALAQLTASLSPAAPAIAACRPSLNLQMDCSMTTQPDPAAVSAPAADVLGVTAQPPVVAAPSVPQAAPVASHTDAVEIAQLCTLAGRTDLIAGFLEARATPERVRSQLLAARAEASPEIASRIDPQAPAVSASAGHPASPHNPLLQAVKKRLGIQ; this comes from the coding sequence ATGACCCTGTTGCCTCATCTGGCGACACGCCTGTTCGGCGTGCCGCTGGCGATTGATCGCCCCAAACTCGACGTGATCCTGTCGGTGCTGGGGCCACGCGTGGGCCTGGCCGGCCTGGCGCCACCGGGCGACTACACGCCGCCCCCGCGCGGCCCGGCCCGCGGCCACGCCCAGATCGCCGTGATCCCGATCCACGGCACGCTGGTGCGGCGCACCGTGGGCCTGGAGGCCGAATCGGGGCTGGCGAGCTACACCGCCATCGGCGACCAACTGGACGCCGCGCTGGCCGATCCCGGCGTGGCCGCGATCCTGCTCGACGTCGACAGCCCGGGCGGCGAGTCGGGCGGGGTGTTCGATCTGGCCGACCGCATCCGCGCCGCTGCCGCCGTCAAACCGGTCTGGGCAGTGGCCAACGACATGGCGTTCTCGGCGGCGTACGCGCTGGCCAGCGCCGCGTCGCGGGTCTTCGTCTCGCGCACGGGCGGCGTCGGCTCGATCGGCGTCATCGCCATGCACGTCGACCAGTCCGTCAAGGACCAGCAGGACGGCATCCGCTACACGGCGGTCTTCGCCGGTGCCCGCAAGAACGACCTGAACCCGCATGAGCCGATCACCGATGCCGCGCAAGCGCAGCTGCAGGCCGAGGTGGATCGGCTCTATGGGCTCTTCGTCGCGACCGTGGCGAACAACCGCGGCATCGCCGCAGAGGCGGTGACCGCCACCGAAGCGGGCCTGTTCTTCGGACAGGACGCGCTCGCCGCCGGGCTCGCCGACGCCGTTGGCACCTTCGATGACGCGCTCGCCCAGCTCACGGCATCGCTTTCTCCCGCCGCGCCGGCCATAGCTGCGTGCAGGCCCTCTCTCAACCTCCAGATGGACTGTTCCATGACCACTCAACCTGATCCCGCTGCAGTCAGCGCACCGGCTGCGGATGTACTCGGCGTTACCGCCCAACCCCCGGTTGTGGCCGCGCCGTCGGTACCGCAGGCAGCCCCCGTTGCCAGCCACACCGATGCCGTGGAGATCGCCCAGCTGTGCACGCTGGCCGGTCGCACCGACCTGATCGCCGGGTTCCTCGAAGCGCGCGCTACGCCCGAGCGCGTGCGCAGCCAACTGCTCGCCGCGCGGGCCGAGGCATCGCCCGAAATCGCCAGCCGCATCGATCCGCAGGCACCGGCCGTGTCCGCCAGCGCCGGCCATCCCGCATCCCCCCACAACCCGTTGCTCCAGGCCGTCAAGAAGCGCCTGGGCATTCAGTAA
- a CDS encoding head-tail joining protein, producing the protein MDIVETLYEAAANAGLLKECVWRPSDGSPPRTNLVGFAAPDETLLDGLTVSTEYVMSYPGRVFAGLAPRETVEIAGAVFHVRDLRAIGDGSEIRAKLTRL; encoded by the coding sequence ATGGATATCGTGGAAACCCTTTACGAAGCGGCCGCCAATGCCGGGTTGCTGAAAGAGTGCGTCTGGCGGCCGTCCGACGGCAGCCCGCCGCGCACCAACCTGGTGGGCTTCGCCGCGCCTGACGAGACGCTGCTCGACGGCCTGACGGTCAGCACCGAGTATGTGATGTCCTACCCCGGCCGCGTCTTTGCGGGGCTTGCGCCCCGCGAGACCGTCGAGATCGCGGGCGCCGTCTTCCACGTACGTGATTTGCGCGCGATCGGCGACGGCTCCGAGATCCGCGCCAAGCTCACGCGCCTGTAA
- a CDS encoding major capsid protein — protein MQNPFSNPAFSMASMTAAINLIPNRYGKLEAMNLFAPKPVRTRQIIVEQREGVLTLLPTLPPGSPGTVGTRGRRNVRSFVIPHIPHDDVVLPESVQGLRAFGSDTELESVSAVMAERLETMRNKHAITLEHLRMGALKGEILDADGSTLYNLFEEFRIQQKVVSFELGADKTEVRNKCTDVLGMIEDALLGEVTTGAHCLCSTDFFKALVSQKTVKEAYSRWREGVMLINDVRNGFEFGGITFEEYRGKASDAEGKVRNFIEPGEAHIFPTGTIDTFSTYFAPADFNETVNTLGQPMYAKQEPRKFDRGTDVHTQANPLPMCLRPGVLVKLTMG, from the coding sequence ATGCAGAATCCATTTAGCAATCCCGCCTTCTCGATGGCGTCGATGACGGCGGCCATCAACCTGATCCCGAACCGGTACGGCAAGTTGGAGGCGATGAACCTCTTCGCACCCAAGCCGGTGCGCACGCGCCAGATCATCGTGGAGCAGCGCGAGGGCGTGCTGACCCTGCTGCCGACGCTGCCTCCCGGCTCGCCCGGTACGGTCGGCACGCGCGGCCGGCGCAACGTGCGCTCGTTCGTCATCCCCCACATCCCGCACGATGACGTGGTGCTGCCCGAGTCGGTGCAAGGGCTGCGCGCGTTCGGCTCGGACACCGAACTGGAATCCGTGTCGGCCGTGATGGCCGAGCGCCTGGAGACGATGCGCAACAAGCACGCCATCACGCTGGAACATCTGCGTATGGGCGCGCTCAAGGGCGAGATCCTCGACGCCGACGGTTCCACCCTCTACAACCTGTTCGAGGAGTTCCGCATTCAGCAGAAGGTGGTCAGTTTCGAGCTGGGCGCCGACAAAACCGAGGTCCGCAACAAATGCACGGATGTGCTTGGCATGATCGAGGACGCCCTGCTCGGCGAAGTCACGACCGGCGCGCATTGCCTGTGCTCGACCGATTTCTTCAAGGCGCTGGTCAGCCAGAAAACCGTCAAGGAGGCCTATTCGCGCTGGCGAGAAGGAGTGATGCTGATCAACGATGTCCGGAACGGCTTCGAGTTCGGCGGCATCACCTTCGAGGAGTATCGGGGCAAGGCGTCCGACGCGGAGGGCAAGGTGCGCAACTTCATCGAACCAGGCGAGGCACACATCTTCCCAACGGGCACCATCGACACCTTCAGCACGTATTTCGCGCCGGCGGACTTCAACGAGACGGTCAACACGCTGGGCCAGCCGATGTACGCCAAGCAGGAGCCGCGCAAGTTCGATCGCGGCACCGACGTGCACACTCAGGCCAACCCGCTGCCGATGTGCCTGCGGCCCGGCGTGCTGGTCAAGCTGACGATGGGGTGA